The sequence CCGGGACAGCCAGACATTGATTTCGCCCTTCAGGCAGCTCGACAGCCCGATCAAACCTTCGGCATGCTCGGCAAGAAGCGCCTTGTCGATCCGGGGTTTGTAATAAAAGCCTTCGAGGTAGGCTGCCGTGAGCAGGCGGCAGAGATTCCGATAACCTTTGTCGTTCTTGACGAGGAGCACCAGGTGGAAGGAATGGCCGTTTTCGTCCGGCATGGGTTTTTTATCGAACCGGCTCTTGGGCGCGACATAGATTTCGCAGCCGAGGATGGGTTTGATGTCCCGGGCCTTGGCTTCCTTGAAGAACTGAAGCGCGCCGAAGACATTGCCGTGGTCGGTCAAAGCGACGGCCGGCATCTTCCGGACATAGGCCGCCTCAACCAGGTCCGCGACTTTCATGCAGCCGTCGAGAATGCTGTATTCGGAATGATTGTGCAGGTGAATGAAGGGGCTGTCCATCGCCATTGATTCTAGCAGAGCGGCCGTCCCGTGAGAAGGGTGAATCTTGTCTTCCGGAGCGGTCCGCTTTATAATGTTTTCATCATGGATTGGGAAACCCTGGCCGCCGAACTGTCGCAGACAACGGACACCCGGATCGTTCTTCTCGTCATGGACGGATTGGGCGGCCTGCCCGTCGACGGCGCAACCGAACTCGAGACCGCGCGGACGCCGAACCTGGATGCTCTGGCCCGCGATTCCGTCTGCGGCCTCACCGATCCCGTCCTCATGGGCGTCACCCCGGGCAGCGGCCCGGCCCATCTTTCGCTCTTCGGGTACGACCCCCTGCGCCGTCGGCTCGGCCGGGGCATTCTCGAAGCTCTCGGCTCGGGGGTCGAAGTCGGCCGGAACGATCTCGTGGCCCGGGGCAATTTCGCCACACTGCGGGACGGCCGGATCGTCGATCGCCGCGCCGGCCGCATCCCGACCGAGGAGAACGTCCGGATTTGCGCCTTCCTCAACGACAATCTTCCAAAGCGGGACGGGATCGCCGTCTCCGTGTTCCCAGGCCGCGAACACCGTTTCGTCGCCCGCTTCACGGCTCCGGACCTGTCCGACGCCTTGAGTGACGCCGATCCTCAGAAGGAGGACCGCCCCCCCCAGGCGGCCTCCGCTCTGGCCCCCGAAGCCCGTGATACGGCGGAGGTTGTCAACCGCTTTCTCGACGACGCCGCCCGGCTTCTGGAAAAAGAACCGAAGGCCAATGCCGCGCTTCTCCGGGGATTCTCCCGTTTCCCGTCCATCCCGTCCATGACCGATCTGTTCAAGCTGCGTCCGGCGGCGATCGCCGGTTACCCGATGTACAGGGGCCTGGCCAGGCTTCTGGGCATGACCGTCCTCGAAACCGGGGAAAAAACGACGGACCTCTTCGACACGCTCGAAGCCCGTTTCCAAGAGCACGACTTCTTCTACATCCACTACAAAAAGACCGACTCAGCGGGGGAAGACGGGAATTTCGCCGCCAAGACGGCGGCCATCGAGGAGATGGACGCCTTCATCCCGCGTCTTCGGGCGCTCAAGCCGGACGTTCTGGTTGTGACTTCGGACCACTCGACGCCGTCTCTTCTCAAAGGGCATTCCTGGCACCCCAATCCCTTCCTTCTCCATGCGGCGACGGCCGGAAAAGACGATGTCGAGATTTTCACGGAGAGAGCCTGCGCGGGC comes from Acidobacteriota bacterium and encodes:
- a CDS encoding 2,3-bisphosphoglycerate-independent phosphoglycerate mutase; this translates as MDWETLAAELSQTTDTRIVLLVMDGLGGLPVDGATELETARTPNLDALARDSVCGLTDPVLMGVTPGSGPAHLSLFGYDPLRRRLGRGILEALGSGVEVGRNDLVARGNFATLRDGRIVDRRAGRIPTEENVRICAFLNDNLPKRDGIAVSVFPGREHRFVARFTAPDLSDALSDADPQKEDRPPQAASALAPEARDTAEVVNRFLDDAARLLEKEPKANAALLRGFSRFPSIPSMTDLFKLRPAAIAGYPMYRGLARLLGMTVLETGEKTTDLFDTLEARFQEHDFFYIHYKKTDSAGEDGNFAAKTAAIEEMDAFIPRLRALKPDVLVVTSDHSTPSLLKGHSWHPNPFLLHAATAGKDDVEIFTERACAGGILGRFPSMRAMPLMLAHALKLTKYGA